DNA from Megalops cyprinoides isolate fMegCyp1 chromosome 14, fMegCyp1.pri, whole genome shotgun sequence:
CCCCAAAGGCAGGGTCCCGAGGAGCAGGGGAGGAGCTGTTGGTGGAGTAACTCTGCAAGGGAACATTTCCTGAAAGGACAGTGACAGGGATCCAGTTTGAAGCACATGGAGGTCACAAATGCTAAGCATGGCGTGCAGAATGCAAATGGAAATAAGGAgtgataaacacaaacacatggtaGTAGTCTGTACACATGTGAACAGATGGACCATTTTACATAATGAGCACACCAACGCATTACAAAACCAGCCTGGTCCACAACAGATCAACAACAAGCATTCAGAGAGCTGATTCACATTGTAATTTTAGAGGCATAAGGTTTACTTGAGTGTATAGACAGAATTACAATTTAGAGCTTAGGGAGACAACGGCAGTAATTGATAGGATTGTATAGAGCAGTCCAAAGTCCACTTACCTGTCTGCATAGGACTACCTGAATTCTGACTGGTGGTGAAATTGCTCTGTTGCTCTCCCTTAACCTGTGAATAAGATGACTTGCATTACACCACTCATGGCATTCAactcaaacaaaagaaaacaaaaaccctcATACATACATCATGATTGGGCTAGGAAAGACCATTATGCAGAGGCTTTCCATCATTCTAAATGCGCTGTTCCACTGGCTGttgattaatatttaaacatcttCCAGTCTATGCTTTGAATTCAACCAAACAGTAGAGTCTGGAGGTAAAGTAAAGCTAGTTTAGGGATGGGCAATTCCAACCCTTTGGGGCAGCAATATTATTAcacagcattctgggaaaaacaACACCAGGGGACCATTCTAACAATGCAATCTGTTCTGAGGGCTGCAAGCCAAACACCCAAGTTGAGCAACTCCagacattttagacaaaaaaaaaaaaaaaaaaaaaaaaaaaaaaaaaaaaaaaactgttggtTGTGGGCTTTCCATCCCTGACAACTAAACTAGGATCAGTTGACCAAAACCTAATTCTAACCACAGACTGCTGTATCTGTCAGATGGCATGTGCCTGTCTACATGTTTGTATTTCTGCTTTCACTCAGATATAGTCACTTAACTATTGTAACTATTGATGCTGACCCAGGGCCAGTTCTTGGGGTTAGGGTCCACATCAAGCTTCTGATGTGAAAGCAacttattgcattacattcgcgagccagatgctcttatccaaaacaaTGTGCGTAGCTTATGACTTTTACAAGTCATCAATCTATTCAGCCGGATGTataactgaggcaatttggattaaatgccttgctcaagggtacaacagcagtgccctaccagggaatcaaatcagcaactgttgggttatgagccctgtaACATACTGTTGAGTTGTTTAGGGGAGCAGGCCAGCTCCAGTACTCACAGTCTTGTTCTGTGCGTTGGCCTGGGCCAGCAGCTCAGGGTTTGGTTCACTAAAGTTGGGCACCTCAGAGTAGACCATGCAGAACCTGCAGGACAGTGAGGAGACAACACTGACTGATCGATGTAAGAACTACACACTATAATTTTCTGTGGTAAAACGATGCACTAAACAGAAGCAAGCAATGTTCTAGAGTATACAGTACAGTCACACTGGAGGGAATTGTATGGGATTTGCATGGTGAATGGAAAACTCTGTTcagcacaaatacattttaacactaCAATAGCACTATCAATGTGCTTTAGCAATTTGGCAATGGGATTTCGAGACAAAAGTAGCACTTTATATTGCTATAATTAGAAGCCTGTGGTCttgaacatttcattcaaatgaaggACCTGCCTCAATAAATCTTTGTTGTCCTTATTATACACCCTTACATGAGATATAGCATGTATCTGCACATGtccattataatttttttttcagatggatGTTTTGAAAATTCAGGAATGCTGCTCAAGACTACAGCATCAATGCCTCATACAGAATTTCAACCTGCAATGTTCTGGCTGAAAACACAGGTCTCTAAACAGTGCTCCTCACTCCAGCTGCTAAGAGAACACCACAACAAGCCAAGTGCCACCTGAAACAAGAATGATTAAGTCCTAAGAGACCATACTCACTCTCCAATCTTCTGCAGATCTCCACCCCTCCCAGTGTAGAGTGTCAGACAGCCTTTCCAGATGGAGGCATAGCTGgaaacagagatggagggagaggggttgAGAACTGTGAAACGGCATCCACAAGATAATGGGTTTATGGACCTCACTAACTTAGTTTTACTAGTTATCTAACCAGTATGCTATtgcatgagggaaaaaaagggtaaGCTGCACAGTTTTGCCCCACTGTGCCATCTTGACTCAGTGATGTGAATGAGACTAAGGGCAAggcatgaagcctcactcttgGCTGTAATAAGCcctgaaaaagacagaagaaattTGTGGGGGCGGGCATATTAGCCCATGCTCCTGTGGATATTAGCTCTGCCAGACGAAACTGGTCTGAAACTATAGCACTAGGTGCGGCTCGCTATACCCTCGCGTGAGCCGGATGATGTCACCGGGCTGGATGAGGCTGCCGAGGTCATCCCAGACGGAGATGCTGATGCTGCCGCTTTTGTCCGCCACCTTGCAGGAGCGCACCTCATGGCCGTCCTTTGTCTTGGTCACCCGACCTGCAATGGCCGTATAAAAATCAAGAGTTTCAGTTGAACTTTCTGGCCACCCTCCCCTCTTCAATGAAACACGCTAGAAAAAAGACACCTGACTGTTTAAACATTCATACCTTTGCTCAAACTAATGCCTGCTTCTCAGATTTAGGAACTCAACAGACGGTATGGATTTTTGATTTCTTGTTTAGGATTTTCCCAGGAAATACTGTTTGCATCATTGCACTGAACTGCGTATCACTCAAAATCAAGGAATAGTAACACTTTGGGGGTGTTAACAAAGATGCTGTTGACAAATGCGTGTACCTTTCAATATCTTCCAATGATAAAAAGAAAGAGTATGTCAGTATTCAACATACAGCTGCACCACGgattacaataaacaaatattacacCCAAAAGGAATGATACTGGAAAGTTAGAGGCAAAATAATATAACTGATAACTTCTTTAATTGTTAGTCGTCGTAACTACAATACACTTCTGAAATCTGTTGCTGTCCctttaagaaaaggaaaaacgTGTGATGTGTCTAGAGGGATCCGGCGCACATGCGAGAAACTTACCTATTTCCAAAACAATAAAGGTTATATTTAAATTCTTCGATCCAGGCTTGACGTCTTTTAGTAGGAACACGCTTTCGTTTTGAATGTACGACATTTTTGAGGACGAATACCAAAATATGGTTAACTGTGACTAGGCTagttaaacaatgaaaaacattcgGGTATTGGGGCTAGCGAGCTAGCTGGACACATAAGACACCATTAAATAGAGCGACTTCTAAGGTAAAGCAAGCCTGCTAACAAACTGGTGAGCGAAAGgtaaattaaattattgctAGCAAGCGAATTCTGCGGAGATGTCCATTCGCTTTCAAAATACAGCTGCTAAGCTTGATTGTAAGCACACTCGCATTGCAGATTCACTTCCTCTGTACGGATTCATCTCAAGGAAAAACCcccacacattttttaatgaatcggctacacttctttaaaatgtaagGGCGGAAATGTAGTAAGGTTAACTTGAGCTGTAGTCTAAAAGTGACTAGCTTTCGCTTTTCACCGTATGAATTATCAGACAGCAAGTTAGTCAAGTTAAAAATGTATCgatcttctctctctgtctgtgacctCAACGCTTTAGGTCTGAGTCAGGGCTGTGCGGTTGCGcccttttaaaaacaatggTAAGCCTCACACA
Protein-coding regions in this window:
- the LOC118789425 gene encoding SOSS complex subunit B2-like isoform X2, coding for MEDLHACGWGRVTKTKDGHEVRSCKVADKSGSISISVWDDLGSLIQPGDIIRLTRGYASIWKGCLTLYTGRGGDLQKIGEFCMVYSEVPNFSEPNPELLAQANAQNKTVKGEQQSNFTTSQNSGSPMQTGNVPLQSYSTNSSSPAPRDPAFGVLGRANGRAVGNGAPQVPAGGPPAAPKPSVTISNGRDPRRASKR
- the LOC118789425 gene encoding SOSS complex subunit B2-like isoform X1 encodes the protein MSYIQNESVFLLKDVKPGSKNLNITFIVLEIGRVTKTKDGHEVRSCKVADKSGSISISVWDDLGSLIQPGDIIRLTRGYASIWKGCLTLYTGRGGDLQKIGEFCMVYSEVPNFSEPNPELLAQANAQNKTVKGEQQSNFTTSQNSGSPMQTGNVPLQSYSTNSSSPAPRDPAFGVLGRANGRAVGNGAPQVPAGGPPAAPKPSVTISNGRDPRRASKR